One genomic region from Paenarthrobacter ureafaciens encodes:
- a CDS encoding ABC transporter ATP-binding protein, with the protein MRSTDSPVLSIDGLVKDVGPLASLDGKMLRVVSDLSLVAGRGEITALLGANGAGKTTTLECAQGLQKRTGGTISLLGQDPDTAGAELRSRVGVMLQDGGLPPSARPLPLLRHIAGMYQKPMELGRLVDRLGIDQFSRTSVRRLSGGQKQRLALAAALVGNPEILFLDEPSAGLDPQSRQIVFELIAELRDAGMGIVLTTHLMDDAERLADYVYIIDGGHNVAEGTVAELLAQEHSADIADRTLYFDIPPGLELGAALSAGLQVTQTRAGSFTVSGALTPADLASLAAWWAEKDILPASLRLEARSLEDVFLDISGRDLR; encoded by the coding sequence GTGCGATCCACCGACTCCCCTGTCCTCAGCATAGACGGACTCGTCAAGGATGTGGGCCCCCTGGCCTCCCTCGACGGCAAGATGCTCCGTGTAGTGAGTGACCTTTCCCTTGTGGCCGGTCGCGGCGAAATCACCGCGCTCCTGGGTGCCAACGGGGCCGGTAAGACCACCACCCTGGAATGCGCACAAGGACTGCAAAAACGCACCGGGGGCACCATCTCCCTCCTTGGCCAGGATCCTGATACCGCAGGTGCGGAACTGAGGTCCCGCGTCGGCGTGATGCTCCAGGACGGCGGCCTCCCGCCGTCGGCCCGTCCCCTGCCGCTGCTGCGGCATATTGCCGGCATGTACCAAAAGCCCATGGAGCTGGGCCGCCTTGTTGACCGTTTGGGCATCGACCAGTTCAGCCGGACGTCCGTGCGCCGCCTCTCCGGTGGGCAGAAGCAGCGGCTGGCCCTGGCGGCAGCCCTGGTGGGCAACCCCGAGATCCTCTTCCTCGACGAGCCGAGCGCCGGACTGGATCCGCAGTCGCGCCAGATCGTCTTCGAGCTCATTGCCGAGCTCCGCGACGCCGGCATGGGAATTGTCCTGACGACCCATTTGATGGATGACGCGGAACGGTTGGCCGATTACGTCTACATCATCGACGGCGGCCACAACGTCGCCGAAGGCACTGTCGCGGAGTTGCTGGCCCAGGAGCATTCAGCGGATATCGCTGACAGGACCCTGTACTTCGACATTCCGCCAGGGCTCGAACTGGGAGCTGCCCTCAGTGCCGGACTGCAGGTGACGCAAACCCGTGCGGGAAGTTTTACCGTCAGCGGGGCACTAACACCGGCGGACCTGGCTTCGCTGGCAGCCTGGTGGGCGGAAAAGGACATCTTGCCTGCATCGCTTCGCCTTGAGGCACGGAGCCTCGAGGACGTATTCCTGGATATCTCCGGAAGGGATCTTCGATGA
- a CDS encoding helix-turn-helix transcriptional regulator, whose amino-acid sequence MPSKRHAAPAGAPMAAPALPDAEDRTRDRVLSAVLENGPVSAAELGDLLGFTPAAVRRHLDHLERNGVIEVKRVAKAGSGAGRPARRYVLSSQGQSKLGDDYLNIASSALRKLEAIAGADAVREYAEERFAELESRYAPEVEAAGDDITSRAMALSQALSRDGYVASAHSIEAKAPLPAEFSSVQLCQGHCPIQQLAAEFPVFCDTETKVFSRLVGVDVRRLSTLAQGGHVCTTHIPTGRPSATVLPGTAVPAGSPSQESNNQQERP is encoded by the coding sequence ATGCCATCAAAGCGGCATGCGGCACCAGCCGGAGCCCCCATGGCGGCTCCCGCGCTGCCGGACGCTGAAGATCGCACGCGCGACCGCGTGCTCAGCGCCGTGCTCGAAAACGGTCCGGTCAGCGCCGCCGAACTGGGCGATCTACTCGGTTTCACGCCGGCGGCTGTCAGGAGGCACCTCGACCACCTTGAGCGCAACGGCGTCATAGAGGTGAAGCGGGTAGCGAAGGCAGGCTCCGGCGCCGGTCGCCCGGCACGCCGCTATGTCCTCAGTTCCCAGGGCCAGTCAAAGCTCGGGGACGATTACCTGAACATCGCAAGCTCGGCCCTGCGGAAGCTTGAGGCCATTGCCGGAGCAGACGCCGTCCGTGAGTATGCGGAAGAACGTTTCGCTGAGCTGGAGAGCCGCTACGCACCCGAGGTGGAAGCTGCCGGGGACGACATCACCTCGCGCGCCATGGCACTGTCCCAGGCACTCAGCCGCGACGGCTACGTAGCGTCGGCACACTCGATTGAAGCCAAAGCTCCGTTGCCCGCCGAATTCTCCAGCGTCCAGTTGTGCCAGGGCCATTGCCCAATCCAGCAACTGGCTGCCGAATTCCCGGTGTTCTGCGATACGGAGACCAAAGTGTTTTCCCGTTTGGTGGGCGTCGACGTGCGCCGGCTGTCCACTTTGGCGCAAGGCGGTCACGTCTGCACCACCCATATACCTACCGGGCGCCCCTCGGCCACAGTGCTCCCCGGCACTGCAGTGCCGGCGGGAAGCCCGTCCCAGGAATCAAACAACCAGCAAGAAAGGCCGTGA
- the sufB gene encoding Fe-S cluster assembly protein SufB, which yields MTGQLAEGTAEKAVADGTVISEILEKNPELHGIGNYEYGWADKNDVGANARRGLSEEVVRDISEKKSEPEWMLDLRLKGLKYFDRKPMPTWGADLSGIDFDNIKYFVRSTEKQAATWEDLPEDIRNTYEKLGIPEAERSRLVSGVAAQYESEVVYHQIREDLEAQGVIFLDTDTALKEHPEIFQEYFGTVIPVGDNKFASLNTAVWSGGSFVYVPKGVHVEIPLQAYFRINTENMGQFERTLIIADEDSYVHYIEGCTAPIYTSDSLHSAVVEIIVKKGARVRYTTIQNWSNNVYNLVTKRAICEEGATMEWVDGNIGSKVTMKYPAVYLVGEHAKGETLSIAFAGEGQHQDTGSKMVHIAPNTKSSIISKSVARGGGRAAYRGLVQVREGAKHSANTVRCDALLVDTISRSDTYPYIDIREDDVVLGHEATVSRVSEEQLFYLMSRGMPEDEAMAMIVRGFIEPIARELPMEYALELNRLIELQMEGSVG from the coding sequence ATGACGGGTCAATTAGCTGAAGGAACAGCAGAGAAGGCAGTAGCTGACGGCACTGTGATCTCGGAGATTCTGGAAAAGAATCCCGAGTTGCACGGTATCGGCAACTACGAATACGGCTGGGCCGACAAGAACGACGTCGGCGCAAATGCCCGCCGTGGCCTGAGCGAGGAGGTTGTCCGTGACATCTCCGAGAAGAAGAGCGAGCCCGAATGGATGCTCGACCTGCGCCTGAAGGGCCTGAAGTACTTCGATCGCAAGCCCATGCCTACTTGGGGTGCAGACCTCTCCGGCATCGACTTCGACAACATCAAGTACTTCGTCCGGTCTACGGAGAAGCAGGCTGCAACGTGGGAAGACCTCCCGGAGGACATCCGGAACACCTACGAGAAGCTCGGCATCCCCGAAGCTGAGCGCAGCCGCCTCGTTTCCGGTGTGGCCGCCCAGTACGAGTCCGAGGTTGTCTACCACCAGATCCGTGAGGACCTGGAAGCCCAGGGCGTCATCTTCCTGGACACGGATACCGCACTGAAGGAGCACCCGGAAATCTTCCAGGAGTACTTCGGCACGGTCATTCCGGTGGGTGACAACAAGTTCGCTTCGTTGAACACCGCGGTCTGGTCCGGCGGTTCCTTCGTTTACGTGCCCAAGGGTGTCCACGTAGAGATCCCGCTGCAGGCCTACTTCCGCATCAACACGGAGAACATGGGCCAGTTCGAACGTACGCTGATCATCGCGGACGAAGACTCCTACGTGCACTACATCGAGGGTTGCACGGCTCCGATCTACACCTCGGATTCACTGCACTCGGCCGTTGTGGAGATCATCGTGAAGAAGGGCGCCCGCGTCCGCTACACGACCATCCAGAACTGGTCCAACAACGTGTACAACCTCGTCACCAAGCGCGCCATCTGCGAAGAAGGCGCCACCATGGAGTGGGTCGATGGCAACATCGGTTCCAAGGTGACCATGAAGTACCCGGCGGTTTACCTGGTTGGCGAGCACGCCAAGGGCGAAACCCTGTCCATCGCCTTCGCCGGTGAGGGGCAGCACCAGGACACCGGCTCCAAGATGGTCCACATCGCGCCGAACACCAAGAGCTCCATCATCTCCAAGTCGGTGGCCCGCGGTGGCGGCCGTGCTGCCTACCGCGGCCTGGTCCAGGTCCGCGAGGGCGCAAAGCACTCAGCCAACACGGTCCGCTGTGATGCCCTCCTGGTGGACACGATCTCCCGTTCGGACACCTACCCGTACATCGACATCCGCGAGGACGACGTCGTACTGGGCCACGAAGCCACCGTTTCACGCGTCAGCGAAGAGCAGCTGTTCTATCTGATGTCCCGCGGCATGCCGGAGGACGAGGCCATGGCCATGATCGTGCGCGGCTTCATTGAGCCGATCGCCCGCGAGCTGCCCATGGAATACGCCCTTGAGCTGAACCGCTTGATTGAACTTCAGATGGAAGGATCCGTCGGTTAA
- the sufD gene encoding Fe-S cluster assembly protein SufD: MTDITTEKARIGAPSAQPFIDGFTEEGENLSPINASGSTAEQPSAGPLAGASAKSHSHGGGVGVPDSSRAGRLTSYELNDFKALTGLEEDWRFTPLRRLRGLHTEALTGAAPTTTVSAPAGVTVETVGRDDQRIGLAGIPEDRVSANAWANFKEATVITVPSETSLESEITVTLAGAGTEAAAQHVVVVAQKFSKAVLVLGHEGSAVVSENVEIIVEDGADLTVVSLQEWNDDSVHASSQQAKIGRDAKFKHIVVSLGGDLVRVTPTARFAAPGGEAELFGLYFADAGQHLEHRTFVDHAQPNCVSNVLYKGALQGKGAHTVWVGDVLIQKNAEGTDSYEKNQNLVLTDGCRADSVPNLEIETGLIEGAGHASATGRFDDEHLFYLMARGIPEDVARRLVVRGFLNEIIQKIKVPAIEERLTAAVERELAATDN, encoded by the coding sequence ATGACTGATATCACTACCGAAAAGGCCCGTATCGGCGCGCCTTCAGCCCAGCCCTTTATCGACGGCTTCACGGAGGAGGGCGAGAATCTTTCGCCCATCAACGCGTCAGGTTCGACGGCGGAACAGCCTTCCGCAGGTCCGCTCGCGGGCGCTTCGGCCAAGAGCCATTCGCATGGCGGCGGCGTCGGCGTTCCGGACAGCTCCCGGGCCGGTCGTTTGACCTCTTATGAACTGAACGATTTCAAGGCATTGACCGGCTTGGAAGAAGACTGGCGCTTCACGCCGCTTCGCCGCCTGCGCGGCCTCCACACTGAGGCCTTGACCGGCGCAGCTCCCACCACCACTGTGTCCGCCCCTGCCGGTGTCACGGTGGAGACCGTGGGCCGCGATGACCAGCGCATCGGCCTGGCCGGCATTCCGGAAGACCGGGTTTCCGCCAACGCCTGGGCAAACTTCAAGGAAGCCACGGTCATCACGGTTCCTTCGGAGACGTCGCTTGAGTCGGAGATCACGGTGACCCTCGCGGGCGCCGGCACCGAGGCAGCTGCCCAGCACGTGGTTGTCGTTGCGCAGAAGTTCTCCAAGGCCGTGCTTGTCCTGGGCCATGAAGGCTCCGCAGTCGTGTCCGAGAACGTGGAGATCATCGTCGAAGACGGCGCCGACCTCACGGTCGTTTCCCTGCAGGAATGGAACGACGACTCCGTTCACGCGTCGTCGCAGCAAGCGAAAATCGGCCGCGATGCCAAGTTCAAGCACATCGTGGTCAGCCTTGGCGGCGACCTAGTCCGGGTTACGCCGACGGCACGCTTTGCCGCCCCCGGTGGCGAGGCCGAACTCTTCGGCCTTTACTTTGCCGATGCAGGACAGCACCTGGAGCACCGCACCTTTGTTGACCACGCGCAGCCCAACTGTGTGTCGAACGTCCTGTACAAGGGCGCTCTCCAGGGCAAAGGTGCGCACACCGTGTGGGTTGGCGACGTTCTGATCCAGAAGAACGCCGAGGGCACTGACAGCTACGAGAAGAACCAGAACCTGGTCCTGACCGATGGCTGCCGCGCTGACTCCGTGCCGAACCTCGAGATCGAAACCGGCCTCATCGAGGGTGCGGGCCATGCCAGCGCCACCGGCCGTTTTGATGATGAGCACCTGTTCTACCTCATGGCGCGCGGTATTCCGGAAGATGTTGCCCGCAGGCTCGTGGTCCGCGGCTTCCTCAACGAAATCATCCAGAAGATCAAGGTCCCGGCCATCGAGGAACGCCTGACCGCTGCGGTTGAGCGCGAACTCGCTGCGACAGACAACTAA
- a CDS encoding non-heme iron oxygenase ferredoxin subunit, giving the protein MSDHIKGELVCNANDIKVKQALRVLIDDYPVAIVKDSMGEIHAVGDTCSHADISLSEGEVEGCAIECWGHGSQFDLRSGQPLQLPAYDPVPVFAVTIDGDDVYVDVTNVVNGAPVNNY; this is encoded by the coding sequence ATGAGTGATCACATCAAGGGCGAACTGGTTTGCAACGCCAACGACATCAAGGTCAAGCAGGCGTTGCGTGTCCTGATCGACGACTACCCGGTAGCCATCGTCAAGGACTCGATGGGCGAAATCCACGCCGTCGGCGACACCTGCTCGCACGCTGACATCTCATTGTCCGAGGGCGAGGTCGAGGGCTGCGCCATCGAATGTTGGGGCCACGGTTCCCAGTTCGACCTGCGCAGCGGCCAACCCCTTCAGTTGCCTGCCTACGACCCCGTCCCCGTTTTCGCCGTCACCATCGATGGCGACGACGTCTACGTGGACGTGACCAACGTTGTGAACGGCGCCCCGGTCAACAACTACTGA
- the sufC gene encoding Fe-S cluster assembly ATPase SufC produces MSTLEIKDLHVSIETEQGTKEILKGVSLTIRTGETHAIMGPNGSGKSTLASTIAGHPRYTVTSGSITLDGEDVLEMSVDERARAGVFLAMQYPVEVPGVTMTNFLRTAKTAIDGEAPALRTWTKDVKAAMQELRIDADFAQRNVNEGFSGGEKKRVEILQLELFKPKFAVLDETDSGLDVDALKVVSEGVNRAHAQGNMGTLLITHYTRILRYIKPDFVHVFVDGRVVEEGGPELADRLEEEGYDRYAAGSGVAVAPAAQA; encoded by the coding sequence ATGTCTACTCTTGAGATCAAGGACCTGCACGTCAGCATCGAGACGGAGCAGGGCACCAAGGAGATCCTGAAGGGCGTCAGCCTGACCATCAGGACCGGCGAAACCCACGCCATCATGGGGCCGAACGGCTCGGGCAAGTCCACCCTTGCCTCCACCATCGCAGGCCACCCGCGTTACACGGTCACCAGCGGCAGCATCACCCTCGACGGCGAAGACGTCCTGGAAATGAGCGTCGACGAGCGTGCCCGTGCGGGCGTCTTCCTGGCGATGCAGTACCCGGTTGAGGTTCCGGGCGTCACCATGACGAACTTCCTGCGCACCGCCAAGACCGCCATCGATGGCGAGGCCCCTGCCCTCCGCACCTGGACCAAGGATGTCAAGGCTGCCATGCAGGAACTCCGCATCGACGCCGACTTCGCCCAGCGCAACGTCAACGAAGGCTTCTCCGGTGGCGAGAAGAAGCGCGTCGAGATCCTTCAGCTCGAGCTCTTCAAGCCGAAGTTCGCTGTCCTGGATGAGACTGACTCCGGCCTTGACGTCGACGCACTCAAGGTTGTCTCCGAAGGTGTGAACCGCGCCCATGCACAGGGCAACATGGGCACCCTGCTCATCACCCACTACACCCGCATCCTGCGCTACATCAAGCCGGACTTCGTCCACGTATTCGTTGACGGCCGGGTTGTCGAAGAAGGCGGCCCGGAGCTCGCCGACCGACTCGAAGAAGAGGGTTACGATCGCTACGCCGCAGGTTCGGGCGTCGCTGTTGCTCCTGCCGCTCAGGCCTAG
- a CDS encoding metal-sulfur cluster assembly factor, which translates to MTEINAARTSLEDVEEALKDVIDPELGVNVVDLGLLYGLKYSDEDGALLIDMTLTTAACPLTDVLEEQVGKSLDGIVDDWRLNWVWMPPWGPERITDDGKDQMRALGFNI; encoded by the coding sequence ATGACCGAAATCAACGCTGCGCGCACCAGCCTCGAGGACGTCGAGGAAGCGCTCAAGGACGTCATCGACCCCGAACTCGGTGTCAACGTCGTTGACCTGGGCCTGCTCTACGGGCTCAAGTACTCCGATGAAGACGGCGCGCTCCTGATCGACATGACACTGACGACGGCGGCCTGCCCGCTGACCGACGTGTTGGAAGAGCAGGTGGGCAAGTCCTTGGACGGCATCGTCGATGACTGGCGCCTGAACTGGGTATGGATGCCGCCATGGGGTCCCGAGCGGATCACCGACGACGGCAAAGACCAGATGCGGGCCCTCGGCTTCAACATCTGA
- a CDS encoding neutral zinc metallopeptidase, which produces MSFNDGAQLDPSQVEDRRGSGLGRGTKIGGGIGGGIVVLLLALLGFNPNILGDLGGGSQPPAIESGSGGGVNECRTGADADKRLDCRITGTVNSLNAFWPTYLADYNVRYSQPGTVIFDQATNTGCGAATTAVGPFYCPADVKAYFDPGFFDELVTRFGSSGGPLAQEYVVAHEFGHHVQNILGNLDRAQQDPQGPQSGAVRVELQADCYAGLWVRHASSQADPATGQPFLDPITQEDLQDALSAASAVGDDRIQQAATGRVSPESWTHGSSEQRQKWFYQGYSTGDINKCDTFGVAVP; this is translated from the coding sequence ATGAGTTTCAATGACGGCGCACAGCTTGATCCATCGCAGGTAGAAGACAGACGCGGCAGCGGGCTGGGCCGTGGGACCAAGATCGGAGGCGGAATCGGTGGCGGGATCGTAGTACTGCTACTGGCGCTCCTTGGCTTCAATCCCAACATCCTTGGGGACCTGGGTGGCGGCAGCCAGCCGCCGGCCATAGAAAGCGGCAGCGGCGGCGGTGTCAACGAATGCCGGACAGGCGCCGACGCCGACAAGCGCCTGGATTGCCGCATCACGGGAACCGTGAACAGCCTCAACGCTTTCTGGCCTACATACCTCGCCGACTACAACGTCCGGTACTCGCAGCCGGGAACCGTAATCTTCGACCAGGCCACCAACACCGGCTGTGGAGCGGCCACGACTGCCGTTGGCCCCTTCTACTGCCCGGCGGACGTTAAGGCCTACTTCGATCCGGGCTTCTTTGACGAACTGGTCACCCGATTCGGTTCCTCCGGCGGGCCACTGGCCCAGGAGTATGTGGTGGCTCATGAGTTTGGACACCACGTGCAGAACATCCTCGGCAACCTGGACCGCGCCCAGCAGGATCCGCAGGGACCGCAGTCCGGAGCCGTTCGCGTGGAACTCCAAGCCGACTGCTACGCAGGGCTCTGGGTCCGCCACGCCTCCTCGCAGGCGGACCCAGCCACGGGCCAGCCCTTCCTGGATCCCATCACGCAGGAAGACCTGCAGGATGCCCTGTCGGCTGCATCCGCCGTCGGCGATGACCGCATCCAGCAAGCGGCCACGGGCAGGGTCTCACCCGAATCCTGGACCCATGGTTCCAGCGAACAGCGGCAGAAGTGGTTCTACCAGGGCTACTCCACCGGCGACATCAACAAGTGCGACACGTTCGGCGTTGCAGTGCCATAG
- a CDS encoding class I adenylate-forming enzyme family protein, which produces MPFLNNLQLWADDRPHHTAVVVGRSRLSWSELRDAATGLLATTSDTTVLAERNSTEFVARYAAALAGERRCAVLDPSWPPAMIDEVASRITGSGRDSGGVLCDGDPSSTFLVGLTSGTTSVPKAFTRSRHSWRVSFDASIEFFGLTQDDRTLAAGPLSSSLNLYALSECLYAGSAFYTLESFDVGDAHAAISHDGITRLIVTPTMLRLLSERGLAGDVDASGVRSIICAGSKLDARTLEAARRWAPNAALYEYYGASELSFVSGTRLAAGQPLDVGGTGIGRPFPGVELSILDDDGVPVPDGAHGNISVRSGMVSNGYLWGDDGQALRCLDGWYTVGDQGYLEGGVLHILGRRSDMIITAGKNVYPHEVELALASVPGIEVAVAAGAPDDVRGQKVIAAVVPAYGAVTATQLRTGLDGLLARDKWPLQYYVLSELPITDRGKISRSLLLDWIKNHDARIQPLH; this is translated from the coding sequence ATGCCTTTCCTGAACAACCTTCAACTGTGGGCCGATGACCGCCCCCACCACACTGCCGTGGTGGTCGGGCGCAGCAGGCTCTCCTGGTCGGAGTTGCGCGACGCAGCAACCGGGTTGCTCGCCACCACGTCCGACACCACGGTCCTCGCCGAGCGAAATTCCACGGAGTTCGTGGCCCGTTACGCTGCGGCTTTGGCGGGGGAGCGCCGGTGCGCGGTCCTGGATCCGTCGTGGCCGCCGGCGATGATCGACGAAGTCGCCTCGCGCATCACGGGATCGGGCCGGGATTCCGGCGGAGTGCTGTGTGACGGCGATCCTTCATCGACGTTCCTTGTCGGACTCACGTCCGGAACCACCTCGGTGCCAAAGGCGTTCACCCGTTCGAGGCATTCGTGGCGCGTTTCCTTCGACGCCTCCATCGAATTCTTCGGTCTCACGCAAGACGACCGCACCCTCGCCGCAGGTCCACTTTCTTCCAGCCTCAACCTTTATGCCTTGTCAGAGTGTCTCTACGCCGGCTCGGCCTTCTACACCCTTGAATCCTTTGACGTCGGCGATGCCCACGCCGCGATCAGCCACGACGGCATCACGCGGTTGATCGTGACGCCGACCATGCTGCGTTTGCTGAGCGAACGCGGCCTGGCCGGCGACGTGGATGCCTCCGGCGTCCGCAGCATCATCTGCGCAGGTTCCAAGCTGGATGCACGCACCCTTGAAGCGGCCCGCAGGTGGGCACCAAACGCAGCGCTCTACGAGTACTACGGAGCGTCCGAGCTCAGCTTTGTTTCCGGAACCCGCTTGGCAGCGGGTCAACCTCTGGACGTTGGAGGAACGGGCATCGGGCGCCCGTTCCCGGGGGTGGAACTGAGCATCCTGGATGATGACGGAGTGCCCGTGCCGGACGGCGCACACGGCAACATCAGCGTCCGCAGCGGAATGGTCAGCAACGGGTACCTCTGGGGTGACGACGGTCAGGCCCTCCGGTGCTTGGACGGGTGGTACACCGTTGGGGACCAGGGCTACCTTGAAGGCGGCGTGCTCCACATTCTTGGGCGGCGTTCGGACATGATCATCACGGCCGGGAAGAACGTTTATCCGCACGAGGTCGAACTTGCCTTGGCGTCGGTTCCGGGGATTGAGGTGGCCGTTGCGGCAGGAGCACCGGATGACGTCCGCGGCCAAAAGGTGATTGCCGCCGTCGTACCCGCCTATGGCGCCGTCACTGCGACGCAATTGCGTACCGGACTTGACGGTCTGCTGGCCAGGGACAAATGGCCGCTGCAGTACTACGTCCTTTCCGAACTGCCCATCACTGATCGGGGAAAGATCAGTCGTTCGCTCCTGTTGGACTGGATAAAAAACCATGATGCCCGCATCCAGCCCCTTCACTGA
- a CDS encoding thiolase family protein, which translates to MPASSPFTDQSGASGQNDRLADIDPSRQPVIIAALRTPVCRANGALKRLRAADLLAPVLSALMEQTGAEPADVDDVMMGNAVGGGGNVARFAALQAGLPVSVPGITVDRQCGSGLDAIALASRLVAAGGDPLYLAGGVESVSTAPARAHRNDDGGLDFYSRAAFVPPTFGDPDMGVAAENVARHFAISRDRQDDFALRSHQRAVASAAAGTFLAETVPLDVDGRPVTADDGPKPNLRPALMARFPAAFVPEGSVTAANSCFDADAAAAVVVTSLRRARLMGVKDGLLVLDSGTSGVDPQLLGIGAAFAAEQLLARHGMNPEQLDLVEFNEAFASQTLACLDHLGIDAARANLDGGALALGHAYGASGAVLVTRLLAQARRDYELRQREVTGIAMISIAGGMGTAALVKYRRF; encoded by the coding sequence ATGCCCGCATCCAGCCCCTTCACTGACCAGTCCGGGGCGTCGGGGCAGAACGACCGCTTAGCGGACATCGACCCCTCCCGCCAGCCGGTGATCATCGCCGCGCTCCGTACACCGGTATGCAGGGCGAACGGCGCCTTGAAGAGACTCCGTGCCGCCGATCTGCTGGCGCCCGTGTTGTCAGCCTTGATGGAACAAACGGGTGCTGAGCCTGCGGACGTGGACGACGTCATGATGGGCAACGCGGTGGGCGGTGGCGGCAATGTGGCCCGGTTTGCCGCCCTCCAGGCAGGCCTGCCTGTCTCCGTCCCCGGCATCACGGTGGACCGGCAGTGTGGTTCCGGTTTGGACGCCATTGCCCTGGCTTCGCGGCTTGTGGCCGCCGGCGGCGATCCACTGTACCTGGCGGGCGGCGTGGAGAGCGTCAGTACCGCTCCGGCCCGAGCCCACAGGAATGACGACGGCGGACTGGACTTCTACTCGCGGGCCGCCTTCGTGCCGCCTACCTTCGGTGACCCGGACATGGGCGTGGCGGCCGAGAACGTCGCCCGGCACTTCGCGATCAGCCGCGACCGGCAGGACGACTTTGCCCTCCGAAGCCACCAGCGGGCAGTCGCTTCGGCAGCTGCAGGCACCTTCCTTGCCGAAACAGTGCCCTTGGACGTCGACGGCCGGCCAGTAACCGCGGACGACGGCCCCAAGCCCAACCTTCGTCCTGCGCTGATGGCGCGCTTCCCGGCAGCTTTTGTACCGGAAGGTTCCGTCACGGCCGCGAACTCCTGCTTCGACGCTGACGCAGCGGCCGCCGTCGTCGTCACCTCCCTGCGACGGGCCCGCCTCATGGGTGTGAAGGACGGGCTGCTTGTCCTGGACAGCGGCACTTCAGGGGTCGACCCACAGTTGCTCGGCATCGGGGCAGCTTTCGCGGCGGAGCAGTTGTTGGCACGCCACGGCATGAATCCGGAGCAGCTGGACCTGGTCGAATTCAATGAGGCTTTCGCCTCGCAGACGCTGGCTTGCCTCGACCATCTGGGCATTGACGCTGCACGTGCCAACCTCGATGGGGGAGCACTGGCCTTGGGGCATGCCTACGGCGCCTCGGGCGCGGTCCTGGTAACCCGGCTGCTGGCGCAGGCGCGGCGGGACTACGAACTTCGGCAGCGGGAAGTCACGGGTATTGCGATGATCAGCATCGCCGGGGGCATGGGTACCGCGGCCTTGGTGAAGTACCGTCGGTTCTAG
- a CDS encoding energy-coupling factor transporter transmembrane component T family protein, which translates to MRGHGFLLANYVRGDSLVHRTPLWAKFLVVAACGAASFLIVDWLVSLLVLALLCGIFLLTGAGFRRLLRAVWLVAPILLVIGAFQWWQLGGPTAARIVLNVLVCVVAASILTATTPVQDLLDGVVRLARPFQRWGADPERFALTIAIMLRSIPFIAGAFSDVRDAARARGLERNPKALILPVFISTVAYARQTGDALAARGLGEADDYPEPPPGRG; encoded by the coding sequence ATGAGGGGGCACGGCTTCCTGCTGGCGAACTATGTCCGTGGAGATTCGCTTGTCCACCGCACTCCCCTCTGGGCCAAGTTCCTTGTGGTGGCTGCATGCGGCGCTGCTTCTTTCCTGATCGTCGACTGGCTGGTATCCCTGCTGGTCCTGGCACTTTTGTGCGGGATCTTCCTGCTCACGGGGGCCGGCTTCCGGAGGCTCCTGCGGGCTGTATGGCTGGTAGCGCCGATCCTCCTTGTCATCGGGGCATTCCAGTGGTGGCAATTGGGCGGCCCTACGGCTGCACGCATCGTGCTGAACGTTCTGGTGTGCGTGGTGGCGGCGTCCATCCTGACGGCCACTACCCCGGTCCAGGACCTGTTGGACGGAGTGGTCCGGTTGGCCCGGCCCTTCCAGCGCTGGGGCGCGGATCCGGAACGTTTTGCCCTCACCATCGCCATCATGCTCCGGAGTATCCCGTTCATAGCCGGTGCCTTCAGCGATGTGCGGGATGCGGCGCGTGCACGCGGATTGGAACGAAACCCGAAGGCCCTCATCCTGCCGGTGTTCATTAGCACTGTTGCCTATGCGCGGCAGACGGGCGACGCCTTGGCCGCACGGGGCCTCGGCGAAGCCGACGATTACCCGGAACCGCCTCCGGGCCGGGGCTAG